The nucleotide sequence ACCATTTGCAGGTTCACTATGCTCTTCTCCTAACAGGAAATCGTCTATTTATCTAGACAACTTGTTTAAAATAGATAAAATATTAAGTCTAACCAAAGCTTATAAATTAACCTACGCACTGAGACGCCTATACCTATCTAGAATTTCATTTCACAGATAAAGATGGTAAGGAATTGTCCTAACGACTATTAAAACTATAAAACGCCTACAGGCTAGACTTGTAGGCGTTTTTTTGTGGGTAGTTTTTACACTTTCGCGAAAGCGAAATAATTTAAAATACTTTTGACATATTGAGCCAGGCTAGATTAGACGATCATATTCAATTGCATTTTGTTGATTACCATCCATTAATACTAATATATTTGCAATGATATCTTCAAACAAATGCCCTATTAAAGCAATAGCACATTTTTATTCCGTTCCCATAGCAGGATCAGTTACCATATTAATTCTAATATATTGGACGTTTTCTTTCTTGAATAGGGTCAAATGCTTTACATGTCCATCTAAAAGCGGGTAATTCAAAACTGCAAAATCATCTAGAAATAATATGCCATCTATTTTAGCCCTATTAAATGTCTGCATTGACACAATATTCCGAGGATCTTTAAAGATTAAATGACTCAGATTTATTCGTTTTTGATCAAAAGAACTGGAAACAAAGTTTGTTTCTTCGCGAGCCCAATTGTTCAAATTTAAGGCTTTCTTTGAGATTGCAAAGCGTCTGTTAGATCCTGCTTCTTGTAGAAGTTTTACTAAAAGCACCTTATTGGTATTTTGAAAGGAGTTGTTTAAATTGTGGTTTGTGTTTATGTATACATTTTCATTGTATGGAGAAGTTTCTTTATGGCGATATATAGAATTCAAAAACTCATAGACTTTGTTTTCGTAAGATAATTGTATTGGTTCGTTCTTTACTTCTTGTTTATATTTCTGTTGACCGCAATTTGCAATAGTCAAAACGAATAAAAATGATAGGATATACTCCATATCAACAATTTTTTTCGCCCAAGAGTGGAAACTCTGCGTTAGGTGCAAATATTCCTGATTCGACTCCTTTTCTGCTGGTAACGTCTGTTTGAAAATCAAATTCCAGTCTTTCAAAAACTTCACTTTCCTTCATATCGTCAGACTAAGCTAGTCGCTCATGTTTAATTGTATCTTATTGATTATCATTCTATTATATAAAATAGGAGCCGTCATCTAACAGTCAGTTGAGAAGTGAGCTATTCTTCTGCGCTACGCGGATAAGATACGCTACCTTGACTCACATAACATTTACCGTCCCATTTAGAAAGAAATGCGGTCGTTACTATCCCGTAAACGTTCCCAACGGAAATTGCAAGATCATTATGGAAAAGTACATAATCAATACTACTAATTATTTCATGATTATTTATATCAACCGTTTTTGGATCTTTTAGTTTAAGATAGGGTAAATCGATTTTGGTGGAATCAAACTTTTCAGGCATATCAATTTCATCTTGTCTCCAGCTATCTTTGTACTCAATTAATTGCTTGTCCGAAATATTATTTCCCAACTTAAACTCTTTTGAAATTAACCTTCGGAAAAGGTCCGTTTCAAGGAAATCATTTGAGCTTCTCAAATTATGGTTAGGGCTAATGTAAGACGTTCTAATTTGATGTTCTGGAACTTTTTGTTCGTATACGCAGTTGATGAGTTTATATACCTGAAGATTATAATTTAAGCTATCTACAACCTTAACAGAATCCAAATCTGTGGGGTTACCAAGGTCACTTTTTTCTTTTGTATTGCAGCAAGTAATACAAATGATAATAGTGTATATTAAAGTTTTCATATTATCAATTTTTTTCTCCTAAAGGTGATAATATAGGGTGGCCTAGACCTGATTCAACTTGACCTCTCGCATCTGTAATTTCTTCATTGTCATCCCAAGAGCTGAAAATTTCACTTTGTTTCATATCACCAGACCAAGATAACCTTTCATATTCAATTGGATCTTGTTGATTATTATCAACAGCAGCAAGCGATGCAGCCATGACATCCACAAACTGTTGCGCCATAAGTTCATGCTGTGCTCAACCGCGTGTAACTCCTGCCTGAATAACTAAGTTATCAATAACTGATCCTATGAAACCATTTGCATTATTGTTTATAGAGTAGCTTATATATGCATGCATTAACTCAAGTATTAATGTTCGAGCAATAGCTAGATCAGTAGCTCGATTAACGTAATCCTGATTAAGAGTTATGGTTGACATTCTACCACCTGATGCCGTAGGTCCAGTTTCCGTAATCGCATTTCTAAATGCTCCATTTGGTGCATCGTCAACGTGTCCTACCTTAAACTTAAGTCCATAATTTTGATCATTGTTAAACATCGCGATGATACCGCCTGGAAAATTAGCTAGCCCATTTGGGTTAAGAGGCAAGTTCAATTGGTTTTTAATGACATCGTCTAAATCGCTTACATTAAAACCAGGATTCCCGTTGGTAGGCTTTAAATCGTTTATAATGTTCTTTACACAATCTGGAATGCTTGAAGTTTCTATCGATTTATTCTCAAAATCAACCTCAGTATCCTCATCCTCCTTTCTTGTCTTAATGGCTTCTATTGCAAAATCTCGGGCATCTAGACTATAATTTTCCCCATGCAAATAAGTTAGGATGTCGCCTAGTTGTTCTCGTTGATCTGAATGAGTAATATATGATCTATCACCTGCGTCTAGCAAAAATAGAAACAACTCAGGCAGTGTGAATGGTTTTTTGACCTTTGTAGGTAGGTTATTTGAGGTAGATCCATCATCATTACCATTACTTCCACCGGGACTCTCACCACCGTTATCAGGTCCTGTTCCGTAATCTGGTTCTTCTGGATTGGTGTAGCTACCGTCTGGAGTACCGCCTCCATTAGTTCCTGATGAGCAGTTACCTTCCTCACCTATTTCAATACCTACTACTTCCGCACCACGACTAGTACATAATCTATGGGATGTTTCTGGTGAATGAGGAAGTCCAGCATCACATTCCCATAAAATCGTAAAAGTTAAAAAGCAGTCTTCTGCACCACTTTTTGAACCTATGGTAAAAGTACCATCAAAAGATTCACGTTGTATCCTGCCTGCAAATGGAGTTATCACCTCATCTGATTCCAACCATTCCTGAGTAGGCATATAGGTGATAAGATCAGCCCTGATATTTTCACCATCAATCTGTCTCACCACTAGGTTCTTGAACGTCTGACCTTCAAACCATTGCTGGATGGCAAAAGTATACGTGGCCACACCATCTACACTCATCATCTCGATGTGATCAACGTCCAGTACATAATGGTCCTGCACGGCAGACTTATGGGATAAACCAGCAGGAGCAAGAGAGCTATTACTTAGTCTAAAAGCTTCAAACAAAGCGCTCTCGCCATTAATTTTACTCTCACTGATAAATTCTTCCCATTTAATCACCCTAGAAACCACACGTTTATAGTTTATGGTATATTCAGGATTAGTTTTATTTGATTCCAACTGTAATAATTCCTCCTCTTCACAACTAAGAAGAAATATGCAGATTGCCATTATAAAAACCTGGCCAATCTGATGGGAACGCAAAACCTTCAGCCCAATTTTGAAAAAGTTTTGTAGACTAGTTGGTGGTTGGTGGTTGGTGGTTGGTGGTTGGTAGTTGGTAGTTGGTGGTTAAACATAGATTTTTTGTTTAAAACATTAGTTACCTGACAAACTTATATTATTGTTTTGGGTGATAACATACCCAATAATAGGTATATTCTTTCTTTATAAAGAATTATTAAATGTCTTTGTGTTGTACAGACGTCACCTTACGATTAGAAAAACACTACTATCCCTAAATTTGTCACGTGAACGACTCTCAAAAATCATATTCCCTAGAAGAAGCCACACGAGCGGTAGAGCGCTTTTGCGCCTATCAGGAGCGTTGCCATCAGGATGTGGAGCGCAAGCTTAAGAAAATGGGAATGATTCAGGATGCAATCGACCAGATCATACCGCATTTGTTGCAGCACAATTTTTTGAATGAAACTAGATTTGCAAAGGTGTTTGCCGGTGGGAAATTCCGTATCAAGAAATGGGGTCGTGTGAGGATCGTGCGTGAGCTTAAGATGCGTGGCCTCAATAAAAAAACCATCGACATCGGGCTTGCAGAGATTCCTGAGGAGCAATACAGATTGACATTTGACACGCTTTCGCGAAAGCGAAACAACCAACTTACAGAAACTGACAAGTACAAGCGCCGCAAGAAACTAGCGGACTATCTGCTCTATCGCGGCTGGGAATCACACCTGGTTTATGCCAAGGCAAAAGAGCTTATACCAGACGATTAAAGTCGATCGTTAGTGCGCGTGATAGCCTTTTCATTCTTATAATCGATCCAGTCCTGACCTTTCCAGCGGCGCATCAAATTATCGTAATGACGCATGATAAAGATGTTGTAAAGCGCCTTGCTCAAATTCTTGATCTTACGTGGGTACGATCGCAAACTTATGGAGAATCCTGGTGTTAGGTAATGCATGTAGTGCCAGTAACCTTCTGGCATGTAGAGCATCTCACCATGATTAAGGTCGCATACAAATCCCTGCACTTTTTTGAGTGCTGGCCATTTTTCAAGATCAGGATTGCTAAAATCGATAT is from Nonlabens sp. YIK11 and encodes:
- a CDS encoding regulatory protein RecX: MNDSQKSYSLEEATRAVERFCAYQERCHQDVERKLKKMGMIQDAIDQIIPHLLQHNFLNETRFAKVFAGGKFRIKKWGRVRIVRELKMRGLNKKTIDIGLAEIPEEQYRLTFDTLSRKRNNQLTETDKYKRRKKLADYLLYRGWESHLVYAKAKELIPDD